In a genomic window of Corynebacterium choanae:
- a CDS encoding single-stranded DNA-binding protein encodes MAGETPITVVGNLVADPELRYTPSGAAVANFRIASASRRYDSQTNTWVDADTLYLTCNVWRQAAENVAETLHKGVRVIVSGRLKQRSYETREGDRRTIYEVEVDEVGPSLRYASAVINRNPSQGGGGNQGYNGGGQSGGYNGGNQQNNYGGGYNGGNKQPSQGGGNRNDMPEADPWANAQEAGGYNNTMDEPPF; translated from the coding sequence ATGGCTGGAGAAACTCCTATCACCGTGGTTGGCAATCTTGTCGCTGATCCAGAACTTCGCTACACCCCAAGTGGGGCTGCAGTGGCGAATTTTCGGATTGCCTCGGCATCACGTCGCTATGACTCCCAGACGAATACTTGGGTGGACGCGGACACGCTGTACTTGACGTGCAATGTGTGGCGCCAGGCCGCAGAAAATGTCGCGGAAACCTTGCATAAAGGTGTTCGCGTGATTGTCAGCGGTCGGTTAAAGCAGCGGAGCTACGAAACCCGCGAGGGTGACCGTCGCACAATCTACGAAGTGGAAGTCGACGAGGTCGGACCATCATTGCGCTATGCGAGTGCGGTCATTAACCGCAATCCGAGCCAAGGTGGCGGCGGTAATCAGGGTTATAACGGCGGCGGCCAATCCGGTGGATACAACGGTGGCAACCAGCAAAACAATTACGGCGGCGGCTATAACGGCGGAAATAAGCAACCTTCTCAAGGTGGCGGAAACCGTAACGATATGCCGGAAGCTGATCCTTGGGCTAATGCGCAAGAAGCTGGTGGCTACAACAACACCATGGATGAGCCTCCGTTCTAA
- a CDS encoding transglycosylase domain-containing protein: protein MTSSTPEEKSPRRRRARNRHRQHSKWRVALGTFAAVMALVLALPIILFTAAYIVTDVPEPEQLVTKQVSTIYAADDRTELARIVPPEGNRETVSLDKIPHSLQVAVMSAEDREFYSNPGFSISGFTRAVLGKLTGNDAAGGGSTITQQYVKIAVVGNEHSIRRKLRELVVSTKMTREWTKDEILQAYLNTIYFGRNSYGVAAAAQAFFNKPLGELTPAESAVLAASIQRPSQLDPWVNREEAEDRWNYVVDGMVKMGEITQAERDAMVYPEVTDPALNAPYVEAEGTNGLIKNQVVKELARLGIDESEVETKGLRIVTTIDPKVQNSVLAAIENNKPTWDDQIRQAVVSIDPRTGAVKGYYGGQDAEGWDFADGPRPTGSTFKIFGLAAGLQQGIPLTQYFSSAPVTTGSITITNSDGESCGVCSIAQALKMSLNTSFVRLGKSLENGPKDVADMAHALGVARSLPSIPQTLTEPGKNEPYEGIILGQYDSRPFDMAIALGTLANAGVWHQPHFVQRITDADGNVVYEHTPSPGQRRVSANVANSVMYAMAPIAAWSNGNVLAGGRPSAAKTGTVQLGDTGANKDAWMIGATPQLATAVWVGTELNTPLTNSWGGLMYGAGMPATIWKQTMDGALEGEPIETFPEIQPLGYSSPKPAYSDGTGNWGYNYNNGYGGTASTAQATPTEEPVAPADPVPAPAPAVPAVPEAPQEIEILPGVNIPNPLAPPPPPAEVPAE, encoded by the coding sequence GTGACTAGTTCAACGCCAGAAGAAAAAAGCCCACGGCGGCGGCGCGCCCGGAATCGCCACCGGCAGCATTCCAAGTGGCGGGTCGCGTTAGGCACCTTTGCAGCAGTGATGGCACTGGTGTTGGCACTGCCAATCATTCTGTTCACAGCAGCTTATATCGTCACCGATGTGCCTGAGCCGGAACAGCTCGTCACCAAACAGGTGTCGACAATCTATGCGGCTGACGATAGAACCGAATTGGCACGCATCGTCCCGCCGGAGGGCAACCGTGAAACGGTGAGCCTCGACAAGATACCCCACTCCCTTCAAGTGGCGGTGATGTCCGCCGAGGATCGCGAGTTTTACTCCAACCCAGGGTTTTCCATCTCCGGGTTTACCCGGGCCGTGCTGGGGAAGCTCACCGGTAATGATGCTGCCGGTGGTGGATCGACGATCACCCAGCAATATGTGAAGATTGCGGTTGTCGGCAACGAACACAGCATCCGCCGGAAGCTGCGGGAACTCGTGGTTTCCACGAAGATGACCCGCGAATGGACCAAAGACGAGATCCTGCAGGCATATCTCAACACCATCTACTTTGGCCGCAACTCTTATGGTGTGGCCGCGGCGGCGCAAGCCTTCTTCAACAAGCCACTCGGTGAGCTCACCCCCGCCGAATCGGCGGTACTTGCAGCGAGTATTCAGCGCCCCTCCCAGCTGGATCCGTGGGTAAACCGGGAAGAAGCCGAAGACCGCTGGAACTATGTGGTTGACGGCATGGTGAAAATGGGAGAGATCACCCAGGCGGAACGCGACGCCATGGTGTATCCAGAAGTCACCGACCCGGCGTTAAATGCTCCATATGTTGAAGCTGAAGGCACCAACGGGTTGATTAAAAACCAGGTGGTGAAAGAGCTTGCGCGCCTTGGTATCGACGAATCCGAAGTGGAGACAAAGGGGCTACGCATCGTCACCACGATCGATCCAAAGGTGCAAAACTCGGTGCTTGCAGCCATCGAAAACAACAAGCCAACCTGGGATGATCAGATTCGGCAAGCAGTGGTCAGTATTGATCCTCGCACCGGTGCAGTCAAGGGCTACTACGGCGGCCAGGATGCGGAAGGCTGGGACTTTGCTGACGGTCCACGCCCGACCGGTTCGACGTTTAAAATCTTTGGTCTGGCAGCCGGTTTGCAGCAGGGTATTCCGCTGACCCAATACTTCTCTTCCGCACCGGTGACCACCGGGTCGATTACGATCACGAACTCTGATGGTGAATCTTGCGGTGTGTGCTCAATTGCGCAGGCGCTGAAAATGTCGCTCAACACCTCGTTTGTGCGGTTAGGGAAGTCCCTCGAAAACGGTCCGAAAGATGTCGCCGACATGGCGCATGCCCTCGGCGTGGCACGGTCGCTGCCGTCGATCCCGCAAACCCTAACCGAACCGGGCAAGAACGAGCCGTATGAGGGCATTATTCTTGGCCAGTACGATTCGCGTCCTTTCGATATGGCGATTGCTCTTGGCACCCTGGCGAATGCCGGGGTGTGGCATCAGCCGCATTTTGTGCAACGGATTACTGATGCTGACGGCAATGTCGTCTATGAGCACACCCCATCCCCGGGGCAGCGGCGAGTCTCGGCGAATGTCGCCAATTCGGTGATGTACGCTATGGCGCCGATCGCCGCCTGGTCGAACGGAAACGTGCTGGCCGGTGGACGACCCTCTGCGGCGAAAACCGGAACGGTGCAGCTTGGTGACACCGGAGCGAACAAAGACGCCTGGATGATTGGTGCCACCCCGCAGTTGGCCACAGCCGTATGGGTAGGAACCGAATTAAATACCCCACTGACCAACAGTTGGGGTGGGTTGATGTACGGCGCAGGCATGCCCGCCACGATTTGGAAACAGACCATGGACGGCGCACTGGAAGGCGAACCGATCGAAACCTTCCCAGAGATTCAACCGTTGGGATACTCCAGTCCGAAACCGGCCTATAGTGACGGCACCGGCAACTGGGGATATAACTACAACAATGGCTACGGCGGCACCGCTTCGACCGCACAAGCAACCCCAACCGAAGAACCGGTAGCCCCAGCTGACCCGGTTCCTGCACCTGCTCCAGCAGTTCCTGCCGTACCCGAAGCGCCACAAGAAATTGAGATCCTGCCCGGGGTCAACATTCCAAATCCGCTTGCACCACCGCCACCACCGGCGGAAGTACCGGCAGAATAG
- the rplI gene encoding 50S ribosomal protein L9, translating to MKLILTAAVDNLGVEGDIVEVKPGYGRNYLLPRGLAVVATKGSQKHAEELIRARQSKLVRDRDHARELKEQLDALEGVSITVKTSEKGKLFGSVMASDVAKAIAEANGPTVDSSMIKLDKGHVKTTGSFSAPVVLASDIEAVVNFEVVASNAK from the coding sequence ATGAAGCTGATCCTCACCGCTGCCGTGGATAACCTCGGTGTCGAAGGCGACATCGTTGAGGTTAAGCCCGGTTACGGACGTAACTACCTGCTTCCGCGGGGCCTGGCTGTTGTAGCCACCAAGGGCTCCCAGAAGCACGCTGAAGAACTCATTCGGGCACGCCAGTCCAAGCTGGTTCGTGACCGTGACCACGCTCGTGAACTGAAAGAGCAGCTCGATGCGCTTGAGGGTGTTTCCATCACCGTCAAGACCTCTGAAAAGGGCAAGCTGTTCGGTTCTGTCATGGCTTCCGATGTTGCCAAGGCTATCGCCGAGGCTAACGGTCCGACCGTCGACTCCTCCATGATCAAGCTGGACAAGGGTCATGTGAAGACCACCGGTTCGTTCTCCGCACCGGTTGTCCTCGCCTCCGACATTGAAGCTGTCGTGAACTTCGAGGTTGTTGCTAGCAACGCAAAGTAA
- the rpsF gene encoding 30S ribosomal protein S6, with translation MRSVRHYELMIILDPNQDERTVAPSLDKFLDVVRKEGGKVDKVDIWGKRKLAYPINKKDDGIYAVLDLTCEPATVQELDRLLNLNDGVLRTKVLRREA, from the coding sequence ATGAGGTCCGTGCGTCATTACGAACTCATGATCATTCTCGACCCCAACCAGGACGAGCGCACTGTAGCCCCGTCCCTGGACAAGTTCCTCGACGTCGTCCGCAAAGAAGGCGGCAAAGTCGACAAGGTTGACATCTGGGGCAAGCGCAAGCTGGCCTACCCGATCAACAAGAAAGATGACGGCATCTACGCTGTTCTCGATCTGACCTGCGAACCGGCAACGGTCCAGGAGCTTGATCGTCTGCTCAACCTCAACGACGGCGTGCTGCGCACGAAGGTTCTCCGCCGCGAGGCCTAA